The DNA segment CTGAATAGCACTCCAAAGGTCATCTCTACCAACCTTTTCTTTTTTGGCTGTATCACTTATTGCTCTGTCTGAAAATTTTCTGACATTTTATACTCAATGTTCTGGACAGAGCGCAATCTATGACTTCGTAGCTTCAGCCGATGTGAGTTTCAGTTTTTTTCCAGTGTCTTCAGAATATGGAGTAAACtctatttattcatttttttttcattttggacAGTTGGATACACAACTCCATGACCGCAGGCAAATTTCTGGTCAGTCTGAGCTTGATACAAAGCCGAGTCCATTTAGAAACCATTATGCAGTTAGGTAATTGGAAATTCTTCAAAATGATTGATTGCTCTGAGTAGTGTTTCTGTTTATCTGATGAACTGATAGTTCGCTTATATCTCTCTCTTTTGGCTCGTGTTATATCAATTTAGTCTAAGTAAACAACTTGTCCATTTTTCCAGTGTATCGCAAACCAATGAATGGAGCCAGGAAGAACTACAGCTTGCAACTGGTGGTCAAGCAACTACTCATGTCCGACATCAACTGAAGCTTAACAGCGCATATGCTGGCGTTCCTGTAAGTTCTTTTTTCTCTTGGTCTCAACTGCTTGAGGCATGTGGTCGATGTGCTGGTCTATCAACTGCTTGACAACTAAATTAAGTTTCCCTTACCTGGAGAATAGAAAAAAACATACTAGAGAAAAATAAAGTGGTTTGCTCTGAGAAGCTTTAGGAACTGTGGGCTTCTTTTGTACTAGATTATAACGAATGTATCTGAAACAAACACCATGTTGTTGCTTTCCTTCTAGTATGATAAGACCTGAGATCTTACAGGGTACACAGAGAACGAGAGATCAATGCGGTGAACCATTGGCAACAACATGTCATTCGAGGTTCCAAGGAACTGTTGATTATATATGGTAAGTCATACTTGTGATAACTATAAATCATTAATCAGATTTTATAATGGTAAGTCTATCGACATGTTATATTTATGAAATGGTAAATGTTAATCAGGCACACTAAGGAACTTGTTCCTGTGAGGGTTCTTGAAACCTTGCCAACTGATGTTTTGAGAAGAACAGGTGGACTACCAAGTGAGGTAATTCATTCATAAGTTTAGGCTTTAATTacttgttctttcttcttctatgAACCCTTTGCTTTCTTTGAAATTTGCAGAAATGGGGAAGTGACCATCTCGCCATCGCATGTGAGCTTGGCTTTGTGGGTGAGTGAGGTTTAACGTTAAAAGCCCCCAACGGAGCCACCTGATTTCGCCATCCCATGAAGTTTATGATCATGGAGGCTTGTGAACTGAAGTGTTGAAATAGCTTCAGTTGAAACTGTAACAAATAAGCACCCAAGACATACTctgaactgttttttttttattactaataacAAACGATTAAGTTTATGTTTCTAATACACATGTTTTAAGATCTTGATGTATCTAGAAATCATTTcactttcaaaatttgtttcaaaataaaacaggTATCATTTTACCTTTTTTCAATGTATACGTTTCAGTTAAGTGTTTAGACTAATTAACATTGTAATCTCGATATAGTTTAATAAAAGTTTTAGTCGgtaaaaaaaagacaataagGAAATTGTTCATGAGCTTCTTGTGTTCATAATGTTACAGAATCAAAGTGACTATTAAACAAGAGTGTTGTTATTTCATTCTTCTGTTTTCTGATTTCATTTCAATAACTGCAAACGTAACATACAGAAGAACAATGATCTTGATTCATAGGGAAAACCCAAAACAGGTGAATGTAGCTAATATGCAAGACAGATTCAGATGAGGAGAGTTCCTGGTAGGATCGCTGCGAGTGCGAGAATGAATAGCTGAAACTTAGACTTGGAGCCAGAGGATCTCAGATCATAACCTAGCCCCATTAAGCTGGTGGGTCTTGGTGCCAGTTGAGCCACTGGGGTCGCTAATGAAGTAAAATGAAATTAGTAACCATTCTTGTTGAGATGCTGAAACTTTGGTGTAAAGTGGCTTACCAGAGTTGTTCTTTGCACCTGGAGATACTTGAGAACCGGTTGAGCTAGAAGGTGGTGGAGCAACTGAGGATGAATCACTAGGCGCCTCTCCTCCTATAAATCAAAAGATTTTTCTCATAAATTTCAAGAAAGCAATCGAATCTTTATGTGAAACATCTATGTACCAGGTGAAGAGCAAGAGGACGCATTAGCTGGAACGTTGCAAAGCGGTGGCAGCTGTAGAGCAAGAGTTTGGTTGATTGGAAAAGCAGGGGACAAAGTTGAAGTATTGTTGAGGAAGAGacagagacaggttggttgttGGCTATAGATCTGGTTTAAGCCGTCACAACAAGGCTGAGCCGGAAGCTGGACAAAGCCTTGCACGAATGGACCACATGGAGCCAACGAAAGAAGCATTGAGGAGCATGTAGCTGTAGTGCCTGGGACTTGAGCGAGAACCTGCTGAAGAAAGATTGGAGACAAGGAGACTAAGAGAgtgacaaagagaatagaagAAGCCATTTTTCTTGGAGAAcaagtttctttcttctttgtttaaGAGAGTGGTGGTCTGAGTATTTAAGGTCAAAATCTAATTGGcttggtgtgtgtgtgtgtgtgtgtgactgTGGACCGGTATTGTTATTGCACACAGGATGTGTGTTTAATTTGGTTGCAACACTTTGATTTCTTCGTGTTTGTATTTTGGACttcattcatataatatgatggTTTGTGATCAGAACAAGTACTTTTAAAAGATTTGGTCATTATATGTGAATAACTGAATTAAACATCAAAgtcgttgtagtatagtggtaagtattcccgcctgtcacgcgggtgacccgggttcgatccccggcaacggcgttagcttttttatttctacaattttatttgtttttagtttCTCAGGTCCCTcaattttcacatttttatatttgaggCCCTCTTTTCCTCATATGTCACTTCAGAAGCCGATAATAGTAAATGCAGACAAATCGAAccacttaaaaaaaattgcaaagcGTAGGATAGGAGGGAGTAAATTGGCATTGCTAAGGTTCATTCCAGCAAATGTGGTCCTCAAAGTCTGAGTAAGCAACTCATTCGATTGTTCTGTAGTTTATTGACTCATACATCAACAGTTTTGTTCTCCCGTCCCTGGTttgagtctttttttttgtgtacttGAAATTTATGAAGAATATGGAACTTCTTACATTCAGAGGAAATGGCCCTTAAAGGCTGTGCTACTTTGATAGTAGGCTACTGATTCCATAATGTATTATTTGTAGTCGTCTGCTCTGGTGCTAAGTTGATGAGACCTTTGGATATTATATACTCAGAGTGTTAGAGCTTATGtaattcttgtttttttgtaacacaagtaattatttttatttatttaggtaAGTCTTTGCATATATGCAAGTTGGCAGAAAATTACGTTTCCGGCGAAGAAAAAAGGACATCTTTTGCCCAAAAATTTGCTTGGAACTATTAGATAGTTTCCAAAATATTCATATGGTTGGTTACGTAAAGTTATTTTCATTAGTACTATATTTAGTTTCCTTTATTAAAAGCAGTACGTTTCTTGCAGCATTCAAATTCACTAAAGTAAGTACAATAGTTGCCACGACCAATTAAATTTGGGTTGCTGTTTCACAAATAATCTAACGCCCATGCGTTACGTAAAGGTTatctcattttaaattttgtctgAAAAAtcaccccttttttttttttgatcaacctAAAGTGTgtaaaattacaaataattaatatgaaaagaatcataatataattataaaattacataataagCATTCTGTCATTTTAATCATTGCTCCTTTGGgtgtgtgttgtgttgtgtacTTGTGTAGTGAAATTGACCTTTTCCCGCGTGTCGGTAACGTGTCACATCCGAAACTATCCAATAATACTTCTCCACGTGCACCCATCttgtctctctcctcttctgGACGGCAATAATCGCCGACGTGTCACCCCCTAATAAATCGGATTCTCCTCAATTAATTGTGTATCTGcgattatcttttttttgtttaatttggatTCTCGGGGGAAGTCTCGAGAGATTGGGTCTCTGTGTTTTCCTTTAATTCCTGATCCCGCAATAAATCTCAATCGCGATTTGCTCAAATCTCTCAAGCCAATATCGATTATATTCAGGTGGATATAATTTTCCTTGTTGTCGTTTTCCTGGAAAATTCGCCGAATCAGATTATTTTTCGTTGAATCTATAGATTCTGAGTGTGGGGCAGAGAAAAGTGATGCAACGGATCGTAGATAACGCTCTCGCTGTTTCAAAAGAGTAAAGTCCTTTCCTCTTTTAACGATTATTTTGCATTCATCATCGGCTCTACTCGCAATATGATAATCTGATTCTGTTGTTATAGTAATTATAGTttagtatctttttttttcttttttttttgataaattagTTTAGTATCTTTGTAACTGGAGCTTCATCAATTTCTCAGAAATTATAGCTAGACTTTGCTATAATCTcatttgttgatagatggattACATATTTTACTGGTAGAAGATGGTGTTTGATGTCTTAACATAACTCTTTTTATTACTGGTTGTTATGTTGTTTTTGTTGTGTAACAAAGCTTAAACTAACTATGGCTTTCGGTTCATGTTTTGTCTTTTAGTACAGGTCCGTGAAAACTGTAACGTATGAGTCTTTAAACAACATTGCTAGTTGCATCAATGGAGTCTCGGCTCTTCTCTTAACACTCCTTCCCGGGAAGGCTAATATTCTCGAAGGTCTCCATGGCTGGGAGCTCAGACCCACTTTGCGTGGACCACGTTTACCACGCTGGAtgcaaaagtaaaaaaaaaaacaatcatgtAATGATTCTTGCCAGCCTCTAATATAACTCTGTTTTTCAATTCTTGATGGCAGTGGAGTCTCTTCTTTCAATCACTTCATTCACGAGCTCTCTGTGGATTCTGATACTTCGAGCTTGGACTATTCTtctggagaagaagagagtgacGGTCCGCCGCCTGCTTCACCTTCTTCTCAATGCTCACGCCTCTCTTGGGCCAGTGCTTCCGCAAAATCTGAAGGACACTGGTCTGACTGGATTACGTTTATTCTTTGGTGGTTGATACTCCCTTTACGGATCTTGCTATGGGTACCTCAGTTTTTTCTGCGTCTGTTCTTCAAACGAAGCTCGAGAACTCCTGCGAGCCCAAGAAGGAACCAACATAGGCCACGTTTTAGCAAGACTAACTCTAGCAAATACCATGATGTTCCCAACCGTGCTACTGATAGAAGACGCGGCGTTGTTGAGGTCTGTGGATGCATCACACTGCTGTTCAGTCATGTTTGTGTGTTTAAAAccttttctgttttgttttacaGGATCTTCATCTTGCTATAGAGATCTGCATAGAAgcaatttttgattttttccacAGGGCTACGCATCTTCTTCTATCTCCATCGGAAGCTTTTGGAATATTGTTATCATGGTTCTCTCCTTCCAGTCACAGGCGTAAAGAGAAGCATGACCACGTTTCAGATGATGAAACTGTGCAGACTGCTACTTTAGGAGATGCGGATCCATCTCTTGCAGAAAGGCCCACACGGTTATACAACACTATGAACACTGATACTCGAACGTGTCAGGATGTCATAACAGAGCTGGGGTAGGAGCAGCTCAGATGTCTTGTGTTTCTTGTTTCGTTACTTTTCTCAAATATTTATCTCTCTCATGATTTTTATAGGTATCCTTACGAAGCTATTCGTGTTGTTACATCGGATGGATATGTTCTTCTATTGGAAAGGATACCAAGGTATAACCTTCTTGTGACACTCACTGGTGCATCCTTTCCATTTCATGTATCATTAAGTGCTTTATTTGTCTTTGCAGACGTGATGCAAGGAAAGCTGTTTATCTGCAGCATGGGATTTTGGATTCTTCAATGGGGTGAGTTTCATAGTCCATTTTTTAGATGACTTGTTAAGCTGAAAGGTTCTTGAAATATTGTTTTCTATATCCATGTTGCATCGTTGgttcttctcattcttcttttttttaatctgtgcGTTCTTCTTCAGATGGGTATCTAATGGGGTTGTTGGATCTCCAGCTTTTGCTGCGTATGACCAAGGTTCATTCTTCGATTTCTTCATTCTCCTATCATTTGTTAATTTCACATACCAACCGCTGGGATTCTCACACTCTTATCTTTCACAGGCTATGATGTTTTCTTAGGGAACTTTCGAGGTTTAGTTTCAAGAGATCATGTGAACAAGAACATATCTTCAAAAGAGTGAGTTCTTGATTTCAACTTCGCTTCACATCTTTTCTATTTACTCTGGCTAGTTTCCTTATGATAGTGAAGACTGTAGAAAGAACTGCTTTGCCTGAGGTAAATGCTTGCAAGCTAGTGTTAATTAGTCTTTGATCAAAATGCAGGTACTGGCGATACTCCATTAACGAGCACGGTACTGAGGACATCCCAGCAATGATAGAAAAAATCCACGAAATCAAAACTTCAGAATTAAAGCTCAGCCAACCTAACACCGATGAGGAGATCAATCATGAGGAGCCTTATAAGCTATGTGCCGTCTGTCATAGCCTAGGTGGTGCTGCAATTCTCATGTACGTCATCACTCGCAAAATCAAGGAGAAGCCACACCGTCTCTCCAGACTAATCCTACTCTCACCCGCTGGATTCCATGAGGACTCCAACTTAGGCTTCACGTTGGTCGAGTACATCTTCCTTTTCGTTAGTCCGGTACTGTCTCGCTTAGTGCCTGCCTTCTACATACCTACAAGATTCTTCAGGATGCTTTTAAACAAGTTAGCACGTGACTTCCACAACTACCCTGCTCTCGGTGGGCTTGTCCAAACGCTGATGAGTTATGTGGTTGGTGGAGACAGCTCGAACTGGGTTGGAGTCTTGGGTCTGCCTCACTACAACATGAACGATATGCCAGCTGTTTCTTTTCGTGTAGCGCAGCATCTCGCTCAGATCAAACACACTGGTAAGTTCAGGATGTTTGACTACGGGAGCAGGAGAGCTAACGTGGAGGTTTACGGCTCTCCTGAACCGCTTGATCTAGGGGAGTCTTACAGGTTCATCGACGTGCCTGTGGATTTAGTGGCGGGGAAGAAAGATAAGGTGATTCGGCCTTCTATGGTGAGGAAACATTATAAGGTGATGAGAGAAGGTGGTGTTGATGTGTCGTTTAATGAGTTTGAGTATGCTCACCTTGACTTCACGTTCTCTCACCGGGAAGAGCTTTTGGCATATGTGATGTCGCGGCTTCTGCTTGTGGAACCGACGTCTGTTGAGCAGAGGCAGACGAGTCAGAAAGGTAtgaagttgaagaagaagaaaaaggaggGTACAGTAGTGTAAGTAGCTTAAACCAACCCATGACAAGTGTGGTGAATGCTCTTTAGGGTTTGGTGTCTTTGTAATGTGTGATGTTTGTGTGTTTGAGGCTTTGAGAGTCATGTGGTTCTATGTTGATGATCTCCTATGGATTGGCTGTAATAGTGTACATAATGTCAAGTGTGATCTCATGATAGAATTGTTGTCAGGGATGCTTTTTTCAGCAATATCATACATGTTTCTATAGAGTGGTTTCTATAGAGTGGTTTCCATGAGAATTGTGAGCTAGACAACTATTATTACATTTCATTGGAACTCAGGACAGACCAATCAATCATTATACAGTGGCATGTCTAGTGGACCTATCAGGTATTTGGCTTCCTTGGGCTTAGAAGAACTAACTTGTCTACAGAACATAGTGCAATCAGTGAATCACAAGATTCTCATGTTGATGTTTCTTTTATTCAAAGGGAACGAAGCAAAAGGATAAAAACAAACCCTGACTTCCTCAAAAATTTCTACACCAGTAACTAAAGTGTTCACTCTGGGAGATTGAAACACATTCATTTCCTCGGACACAGAAACAAATAccaaatgaaaacaaacacGCGATTGTCCACAGGGATCTTGTGGCAGATCCTTATTTGCTTCTTCTCTTTGAGAAGGCTTTTTTGTTCTtctcagcagcagcagcagcagcagcaactgGTGGTGTCTCTTGTTGAGGATCATCATCAGATAAAACTGTGTGAAAGAACTTTTTAGAGGAACCAACATGGTTACAGATTAACTTGAGCATCTTCCTCCCTCTCATCCATTTCAACATCAGCTTCATATGAGTCTTGCTGTTCAATCCACTTACCCCAGCTTCCTATTATCAAATTTAACACACAGTCAAAACACATTTCTCAATCTCTCATATCAAACACTATTCACATCCATTTCAAtccctaaataaaaaaatcaatccaATCAACACAATACTACCAGATACAACAAACACTAAGGATCTGAATCAATTTAAGACCTGGGCGCGGAGCCAAGTGTTGGGAACGGAGAGAGGTCCGTGTTTCTTGAAGACTTCGTAGAGAGAGCTGGAGATGACGTGAGCTTCTTGGATCGAGACCTTTGGGTTTATCTTCCTCACGTTTACAGCTCGCTCTCTCGACATGTATCTCACTAGCAGAGAGTTACAGCTCATCTCGTTCTCGAGAACAGTTGCGGAGGCTCTACAGAGCTTCCTCAGTCCTCCTCCGCCGCCGGTGAACCacattctctcttcttcttcctcgccgTCACGTTCTCTCGCTTTTCTCTCGATTTCGTTCGGCCGGTACTGAGttaggtctctctctctcttgcgttgctttgataatttttaaaacaaaaagccCAATAGGCTAGGTTTGGCCCATTTTAAGTCCAACGCTCTGTTACAAAATCACCTGTTAGCTTATCCATAATTATCATTCTGTGTTCCGACAAATTATTCAGTGACAATCATTCAAactaataaacttttggctcaTTTTGTTACAAACTCACCTGTTAACTTATTCATAATTACCATTTTGTATTCTGATAAATTATTCAGTGACAATcattcaaattaataaaattaaaaattatcatttcgttgttaaaaaaaaaaaatatgtaatgaCCCGCCAAAAAGTATCTTTTGAGTTATTAGTCCTAATTGCTCAGTTAAAGTTCATAATGACCCGCCAAAAATATCCATTGAACTTTATCTTGCAAACCAATATCTTTTTGAGTTATTAGCCCCGATATAAACCATTCAATAACAAACCATCACCTCCATTTGAATGGGTAATTAGCCCCACTTATATCAATTCAATCCCTAAACCAAAACAAGTAGTCTTTTATGGTCATTATATGTGAATAACTGAAACAAACATCAAAgtcgttgtagtatagtggtaagtattcccgcctgtcacgcgggtgacccgggttcgatccccggcaacggcgttTACTTTTTTATctatacaatttttttgtttttagtttctcAGGTGCCTcaattttcacatttttagaTTTGAGCCCCTCTTTTCCTCATATGTCACTTCAGAAGCCGATAATAGTAAATGCAGACAAATCGATccacttgaaaaaaaaatgcgAAGCGTAGGATAGGAGGGAGTAAATTGGCATTGTTAAGGTTCATTCCAGCAAATGTGGTTCTCAAAGTCCGATCAGTAAGCAACTCATTCGATTGTTCTGTAGTTGATTGACTCCCACATCAACAGTTTCTTGTCCTGTCTCTGGTTTgagtctttttcttttgtgtgtacTTGAAAGGTATGAATAACATGGAGCTTCTTATAAACACATCCTTCGGCAAAAAAAATGAATCTGCTTGACATTATTAGATAGTTTtccaaaaaatattcatatggTAGTTACGTAAAGTTATTTTCATTAGTACTATATTTAGTTTCCTTCATTAAAAGCAGTACGTTTAAAAATACACTAAAGTAAGCACAATAAGAAAAACtcagatttatatatatatatatacacttatcGAAGAGGGGGTTATGTTAGACGTTAAACATCATATACGGGGAGCCGCTCTTCGATGGTTACACGGCAGAAGGGACATTTTTTACACTTCTCTGAGCAGTTTCTGCAACAAAGCATGCCGCACCAAAACCACACATGAGCGCTAAAATCAAGCAGATATGCTCTCATAAAAATTATGCAATCGCACTTGGTAGAATGCAAATGATGATACTTTTAAGCTcagggttttttttttccagtatAAATACCTGCAGAGAACACGGTGTCTGCATGGAAGCAATACCACACTGATCTCTCTTTCGAAACAAATCCTACACAGAACTTTCTCCTGGAACACAGAAAAGAGTGAAACATGTCCCAAGGGATAAGCTAACACCAAAGTAGAACGATTGTGAAAGCTAAACCCCTTTAGAGTGAGAAGAAGAGAGCATTACATTTTGCAGTCTCTCA comes from the Brassica napus cultivar Da-Ae chromosome A7, Da-Ae, whole genome shotgun sequence genome and includes:
- the LOC106354311 gene encoding lipase 3 isoform X2; the encoded protein is MQNGVSSFNHFIHELSVDSDTSSLDYSSGEEESDGPPPASPSSQCSRLSWASASAKSEGHWSDWITFILWWLILPLRILLWVPQFFLRLFFKRSSRTPASPRRNQHRPRFSKTNSSKYHDVPNRATDRRRGVVEDLHLAIEICIEAIFDFFHRATHLLLSPSEAFGILLSWFSPSSHRRKEKHDHVSDDETVQTATLGDADPSLAERPTRLYNTMNTDTRTCQDVITELGYPYEAIRVVTSDGYVLLLERIPRRDARKAVYLQHGILDSSMGWVSNGVVGSPAFAAYDQGYDVFLGNFRGLVSRDHVNKNISSKEYWRYSINEHGTEDIPAMIEKIHEIKTSELKLSQPNTDEEINHEEPYKLCAVCHSLGGAAILMYVITRKIKEKPHRLSRLILLSPAGFHEDSNLGFTLVEYIFLFVSPVLSRLVPAFYIPTRFFRMLLNKLARDFHNYPALGGLVQTLMSYVVGGDSSNWVGVLGLPHYNMNDMPAVSFRVAQHLAQIKHTGKFRMFDYGSRRANVEVYGSPEPLDLGESYRFIDVPVDLVAGKKDKVIRPSMVRKHYKVMREGGVDVSFNEFEYAHLDFTFSHREELLAYVMSRLLLVEPTSVEQRQTSQKGMKLKKKKKEGTVV
- the LOC106354311 gene encoding lipase 1 isoform X1: MQRIVDNALAVSKESVKTVTYESLNNIASCINGVSALLLTLLPGKANILEGLHGWELRPTLRGPRLPRWMQNGVSSFNHFIHELSVDSDTSSLDYSSGEEESDGPPPASPSSQCSRLSWASASAKSEGHWSDWITFILWWLILPLRILLWVPQFFLRLFFKRSSRTPASPRRNQHRPRFSKTNSSKYHDVPNRATDRRRGVVEDLHLAIEICIEAIFDFFHRATHLLLSPSEAFGILLSWFSPSSHRRKEKHDHVSDDETVQTATLGDADPSLAERPTRLYNTMNTDTRTCQDVITELGYPYEAIRVVTSDGYVLLLERIPRRDARKAVYLQHGILDSSMGWVSNGVVGSPAFAAYDQGYDVFLGNFRGLVSRDHVNKNISSKEYWRYSINEHGTEDIPAMIEKIHEIKTSELKLSQPNTDEEINHEEPYKLCAVCHSLGGAAILMYVITRKIKEKPHRLSRLILLSPAGFHEDSNLGFTLVEYIFLFVSPVLSRLVPAFYIPTRFFRMLLNKLARDFHNYPALGGLVQTLMSYVVGGDSSNWVGVLGLPHYNMNDMPAVSFRVAQHLAQIKHTGKFRMFDYGSRRANVEVYGSPEPLDLGESYRFIDVPVDLVAGKKDKVIRPSMVRKHYKVMREGGVDVSFNEFEYAHLDFTFSHREELLAYVMSRLLLVEPTSVEQRQTSQKGMKLKKKKKEGTVV
- the LOC106357247 gene encoding non-specific lipid transfer protein GPI-anchored 10, producing the protein MASSILFVTLLVSLSPIFLQQVLAQVPGTTATCSSMLLSLAPCGPFVQGFVQLPAQPCCDGLNQIYSQQPTCLCLFLNNTSTLSPAFPINQTLALQLPPLCNVPANASSCSSPGGEAPSDSSSVAPPPSSSTGSQVSPGAKNNSATPVAQLAPRPTSLMGLGYDLRSSGSKSKFQLFILALAAILPGTLLI
- the LOC106354314 gene encoding uncharacterized protein LOC106354314, with translation MWFTGGGGGLRKLCRASATVLENEMSCNSLLVRYMSRERAVNVRKINPKVSIQEAHVISSSLYEVFKKHGPLSVPNTWLRAQEAGVSGLNSKTHMKLMLKWMRGRKMLKLICNHVGSSKKFFHTVLSDDDPQQETPPVAAAAAAAEKNKKAFSKRRSK